In Roseisolibacter agri, a genomic segment contains:
- a CDS encoding metallophosphoesterase: protein MRSEPPGDAPEQPRDSTPRAFTSDVTPPERVLGHVMPPVAAPADAPVPDPAPPPPPSTIAIPPVVDVESLDWAAIRQAVDADAILARGDAIVATMTALLDRPDGPGFLFDADRATPEDRAIRVTEPGDAPLWFVGDLHGDLLALEAALALVRADDPAARLVFLGDLFDDGGFGLALLLRVFELAAEHPERVCVIAGNHDEALRWTGERLASGVSPSDFADGLAGESPDALGPRAGRLAVRFFERAPRALFFPDGLLAAHGGFPLVDLHAELEASGDFNDPRALADFVWTRAHPKARRKLPNRASRGSQFGREDFADFCALAGRLGRPVTHMVRGHDHVDDRWAVYYASDHPVLTTVALARRLPREVFGPYARIPTIARWVPGALPQVHRLHVPEALVRELYPEEIEADGAPDAPTEPDA, encoded by the coding sequence GTGCGCTCTGAGCCGCCGGGCGACGCGCCCGAACAGCCCCGCGACTCGACGCCGCGCGCGTTCACGTCCGACGTCACGCCGCCCGAGCGCGTGCTGGGGCACGTGATGCCGCCCGTCGCCGCGCCTGCCGACGCGCCCGTGCCGGACCCCGCGCCGCCACCGCCGCCGTCCACGATCGCGATCCCGCCGGTGGTGGACGTCGAGTCGCTCGACTGGGCGGCGATCCGGCAGGCGGTCGATGCCGACGCGATCCTCGCGCGCGGCGACGCGATCGTCGCGACGATGACCGCGCTCCTCGATCGGCCCGACGGACCGGGCTTCCTGTTCGACGCCGACCGCGCGACGCCGGAGGACCGCGCGATCCGCGTGACGGAGCCGGGCGACGCGCCGCTCTGGTTCGTCGGCGACCTGCACGGCGACCTGCTGGCGCTCGAGGCGGCGCTCGCGCTCGTGCGCGCCGACGACCCGGCCGCGCGCCTCGTCTTCCTCGGCGACCTGTTCGACGACGGCGGCTTCGGGCTCGCGCTGCTGCTGCGCGTGTTCGAGCTCGCGGCGGAGCATCCGGAACGCGTGTGCGTGATCGCCGGCAACCACGACGAGGCGCTGCGCTGGACGGGCGAGCGCCTGGCGTCGGGCGTGTCGCCGTCGGACTTCGCGGATGGGCTGGCGGGCGAATCGCCCGACGCGCTGGGGCCGCGCGCGGGCCGGCTCGCCGTGCGCTTCTTCGAGCGGGCGCCGCGCGCGCTCTTCTTCCCGGACGGCCTGCTGGCCGCGCACGGCGGCTTCCCGCTCGTCGACCTGCACGCGGAGCTGGAGGCGAGCGGCGACTTCAACGATCCGCGCGCGCTGGCGGACTTCGTCTGGACGCGCGCGCATCCGAAGGCGCGGCGCAAGCTGCCCAACCGCGCGTCGCGCGGCAGCCAGTTCGGCCGCGAGGACTTCGCGGACTTCTGCGCGCTCGCCGGCCGGCTCGGGCGCCCGGTGACGCACATGGTGCGCGGGCACGACCACGTCGACGACCGCTGGGCCGTCTACTACGCGTCCGATCATCCCGTGCTCACCACCGTCGCGCTCGCGCGTCGCCTGCCGCGCGAGGTGTTCGGCCCGTACGCGCGCATCCCGACGATCGCGCGCTGGGTGCCCGGCGCGCTGCCGCAGGTGCACCGGCTGCACGTGCCCGAGGCCCTCGTGCGCGAGCTCTATCCCGAGGAGATCGAAGCGGACGGGGCACCCGACGCGCCGACGGAGCCCGACGCGTGA
- a CDS encoding HAD-IIB family hydrolase: MTHATPHTTRSAARSAIRLVFIDVDGTLVGSSGTVHQAVWDAADRLRAAGVHLAVCTGRPGFGITRALATRLDGDAWHVFQNGASIAHLGNGGSRSAGLSDETVAALLAQARATGRALELYSDDGYAVLAGRAEAVERAQRHASLIGEPYQPVDADAFARTPGRVIVRGQWMLAHDELDAVLADPAPRARLVPSLSPLMPETTFVSVLDPQIDKVVGVRTVAEAYGVPLSAVMFAGDGGNDAAAMTAVGEAGGWPVAPANAEPEALERAHDVFAHVDDGGLADALARALATHGNSHGDR; the protein is encoded by the coding sequence ATGACGCACGCGACGCCACACACCACGCGCAGCGCCGCACGCAGCGCGATCCGGCTGGTCTTCATCGACGTCGACGGCACGCTCGTCGGCTCCTCGGGCACGGTGCACCAGGCGGTGTGGGACGCCGCCGACCGGCTGCGTGCCGCCGGCGTGCACCTCGCGGTGTGCACCGGCCGGCCCGGCTTCGGCATCACGCGCGCGCTCGCGACGCGGCTGGACGGCGATGCGTGGCACGTCTTCCAGAACGGCGCCAGCATCGCCCACCTCGGCAACGGCGGCTCGCGCTCGGCCGGCCTCTCCGACGAGACGGTCGCGGCGCTGCTCGCGCAGGCGCGCGCGACCGGGCGCGCGCTCGAGCTGTACTCCGACGACGGCTACGCGGTGCTCGCGGGGCGCGCGGAGGCCGTCGAGCGCGCGCAGCGCCACGCGTCGCTCATCGGCGAGCCGTACCAGCCCGTGGACGCCGACGCGTTCGCGCGCACGCCGGGCCGCGTCATCGTGCGCGGCCAGTGGATGCTCGCGCACGACGAGCTGGACGCGGTGCTCGCCGATCCCGCGCCGCGCGCGCGGCTGGTGCCGTCGCTCTCCCCGTTGATGCCCGAGACGACGTTCGTGAGCGTGCTCGATCCGCAGATCGACAAGGTGGTGGGCGTGCGCACCGTGGCCGAGGCGTACGGCGTGCCGCTGTCGGCGGTGATGTTCGCGGGCGACGGCGGCAACGACGCCGCGGCGATGACGGCGGTCGGCGAGGCGGGCGGCTGGCCCGTCGCGCCCGCGAACGCCGAGCCGGAGGCGCTGGAGCGCGCGCACGACGTCTTCGCGCACGTGGACGATGGTGGCCTCGCCGATGCACTGGCGCGCGCGCTGGCCACGCACGGCAACTCGCACGGCGATCGCTGA
- a CDS encoding oxidoreductase — protein MQDTKDTPVWFITGCSTGFGRELARAVLDRGYRCVVTARNPDSVRDIAEAHGERALVAKLDVTVPAEVEASVRAAEERFGRIDVLVNNAGIGYFGAIEESDEAEVRRMFEINVFGLGRMTNAVLPGMRRRRAGHVVNIASIGGIRAFPGVGWYNATKFAVVGLSEALSLETAPLGIKVTVVEPSGFRTDWAGRSANDATTRIADYAETAHTNQGTIRGYSGKQPGDPVRAAAAIIAAVEAPEPPLHLLLGKGAMRGARWKLDLLKANFDAWEATTVGADFPEGS, from the coding sequence ATGCAGGATACGAAGGACACGCCCGTCTGGTTCATCACCGGCTGCTCCACCGGCTTCGGCCGCGAGCTGGCGCGCGCGGTGCTCGACCGCGGCTACCGTTGCGTGGTCACCGCGCGCAATCCCGACAGCGTGCGCGACATCGCCGAGGCGCACGGCGAGCGCGCGCTGGTCGCGAAGCTCGACGTCACGGTGCCCGCGGAGGTCGAGGCGAGCGTGCGCGCGGCCGAGGAGCGCTTCGGCCGCATCGACGTGCTGGTGAACAACGCGGGCATCGGCTACTTCGGCGCGATCGAGGAGAGCGACGAGGCCGAGGTGCGCCGCATGTTCGAGATCAACGTGTTCGGGCTGGGCCGCATGACGAACGCGGTGCTGCCCGGCATGCGGCGGCGGCGCGCCGGCCACGTCGTGAACATCGCGTCCATCGGCGGCATCCGCGCGTTCCCGGGCGTGGGCTGGTACAACGCGACGAAGTTCGCGGTCGTCGGCCTCTCCGAGGCGCTCTCGCTCGAGACGGCGCCGCTCGGCATCAAGGTCACCGTCGTGGAGCCGAGCGGGTTCCGCACCGACTGGGCGGGCCGCAGCGCGAACGACGCGACGACGCGCATCGCCGACTACGCGGAGACGGCGCACACGAACCAGGGCACCATCCGCGGCTACAGCGGCAAGCAGCCGGGCGATCCGGTGCGCGCGGCGGCGGCGATCATCGCGGCCGTCGAGGCGCCCGAGCCGCCGCTGCACCTGCTGCTGGGCAAGGGCGCGATGCGCGGCGCGCGGTGGAAGCTCGACCTGCTGAAGGCGAACTTCGACGCGTGGGAGGCGACGACCGTGGGCGCGGACTTCCCGGAGGGCAGCTGA
- a CDS encoding tetratricopeptide repeat protein, with protein MLAAAVLAIGCGGAARARRAADARALAAADAQVLAGCYDCLRAARDAYERLAAGGGADSVRVRLFETEVLLALRQKELALDATAPLERARTLAPRLPAALEPARVLAMVDAVLPDPDGLPLQVMAGHRRRNLPALGRMDGDVRWLAASGWSPAARAYLALALECSNGRRPRERPAGDPPLVTYRMSFCARVDTAALRRVHEQVPGFVETAYYRAQSATGLAAETGGGEARALFEVAYARFPDAPGLTFAFGWLETIVGDCEAAVRRYDETIAREPAHERAWLQRTVCLSAMHQDSAAIASATRLIALRSAYASDGYYWRALSHLRRTELAAARGDADTAKARSRAANVLTLAGVIEHDQGDLPVAERDLREALDAPSGPANCTAASYLARVLSRVERWRESATQFEGAMGCFDGKVSQLRARIEELLASAARNPEYTAARVARLAADSAEQRRSYHTSAFNAASMHARTGGFARASELLDIAARDSARADVIAKLREAMKARPVARTGGAAR; from the coding sequence GTGCTCGCGGCCGCCGTCCTCGCCATCGGCTGCGGCGGCGCCGCCCGTGCCCGGCGCGCGGCCGACGCGCGCGCCCTCGCGGCCGCCGACGCGCAGGTGCTCGCGGGCTGCTACGACTGCCTGCGCGCGGCGCGCGACGCGTACGAGCGGCTGGCCGCGGGAGGCGGCGCCGACTCGGTGCGCGTGCGGCTGTTCGAGACCGAGGTGCTGCTCGCGCTGCGGCAGAAGGAGCTCGCGCTGGACGCGACCGCGCCGCTGGAGCGCGCACGAACGCTCGCGCCGCGGCTGCCGGCCGCGCTGGAGCCCGCGCGCGTGCTGGCGATGGTGGACGCGGTGCTGCCCGATCCCGACGGCCTCCCGCTGCAGGTCATGGCCGGCCATCGCCGGCGCAACCTGCCCGCGCTCGGCCGCATGGACGGCGACGTCCGGTGGCTGGCCGCGAGCGGCTGGTCGCCCGCCGCGCGCGCGTATCTCGCGCTCGCGCTCGAGTGCTCCAACGGGCGGCGTCCCAGGGAGCGTCCGGCGGGCGATCCGCCGCTCGTCACGTACCGCATGAGCTTCTGCGCGCGCGTGGACACGGCGGCGCTCCGGCGCGTGCACGAGCAGGTGCCCGGCTTCGTCGAGACCGCGTACTACCGCGCGCAGTCCGCGACCGGCCTGGCCGCGGAGACGGGCGGCGGCGAGGCGCGCGCGCTGTTCGAGGTCGCGTACGCGCGCTTCCCGGACGCGCCGGGGCTGACGTTCGCGTTCGGGTGGCTGGAGACGATCGTCGGCGACTGCGAGGCGGCGGTGCGCCGCTATGACGAGACGATCGCGCGCGAGCCGGCACACGAGCGCGCGTGGCTCCAACGCACCGTCTGCCTGTCCGCGATGCACCAGGACTCGGCCGCCATCGCGTCGGCGACGCGCCTGATCGCGCTGCGCTCCGCGTACGCGAGCGACGGCTACTACTGGCGCGCGCTGAGCCACCTGCGGCGCACCGAGCTGGCGGCGGCACGCGGCGACGCCGACACCGCGAAGGCGCGCAGCCGCGCGGCGAACGTCCTGACGCTGGCCGGCGTGATCGAGCACGACCAGGGCGACCTGCCGGTAGCGGAGCGGGATCTGCGCGAGGCGCTGGATGCGCCGAGCGGGCCGGCGAACTGCACGGCGGCGTCGTACCTGGCGCGCGTGCTGTCGCGCGTGGAGCGCTGGCGCGAGTCGGCGACCCAGTTCGAGGGCGCGATGGGCTGCTTCGACGGCAAGGTGTCGCAGCTGCGCGCCCGCATCGAGGAGCTGCTGGCGAGCGCGGCGCGCAACCCGGAGTACACCGCCGCGCGCGTCGCGCGGCTGGCGGCCGACAGCGCGGAGCAGCGGCGCAGCTATCACACGTCGGCGTTCAACGCGGCGAGCATGCACGCGCGCACTGGCGGCTTCGCGCGCGCATCGGAGCTGCTCGACATCGCGGCGCGCGACAGCGCGCGCGCCGACGTGATCGCGAAGCTGCGCGAGGCGATGAAGGCGCGGCCGGTGGCTCGCACGGGCGGCGCCGCGCGCTGA
- a CDS encoding Lrp/AsnC family transcriptional regulator has protein sequence MDATDLRLVGLLRENARASVASLAQQLKVSRGTVQNRIDRLTERGIILGFTVRTTPDAEPQPVRAVMMIAVEGERAREILKTLRGYPEVRALHTTNGRWDIVAELATDSLEAFDEALRRIREIRGISSSETSLLLSTHKL, from the coding sequence ATGGATGCCACCGACCTCCGCCTCGTCGGCCTGCTGCGTGAGAACGCCCGCGCCTCGGTCGCCAGCCTCGCCCAGCAGCTCAAGGTCTCGCGCGGCACGGTCCAGAACCGGATCGACCGGCTGACCGAGCGCGGGATCATCCTCGGCTTCACGGTCCGCACGACGCCGGACGCCGAGCCGCAGCCGGTGCGCGCCGTGATGATGATCGCGGTCGAGGGGGAGCGGGCGCGCGAGATCCTGAAGACGCTGCGCGGCTACCCCGAGGTGCGCGCGCTGCACACGACCAACGGCCGCTGGGACATCGTGGCCGAGCTGGCGACCGACAGCCTGGAGGCGTTCGACGAGGCGCTGCGGCGGATCCGCGAGATCCGCGGGATCTCGAGCTCCGAGACCAGCCTGCTGCTGTCGACGCACAAGCTGTAG
- the rocF gene encoding arginase — translation MRDVHVVGVPMDLGASRRGVDMGPSAMRLAGVAERLRALGHAVEDHGNVRVPDRTSLTGSGREFLPAIAQVCEELAAFTASVVRRGGTPLILGGDHSLGAGSVAGVATALAERGEALGLIWLDAHGDLHTPESSASGNVHGMPVAHLLGLGDPRLAGLAKPGPAVKAEHLVFVGLRDLDPPEQAFIRQAGIRAFTMRDIDERGLRAVMSDALEIATRGTGGVHVSCDADWIDPAEAPGVGTPVRGGATLREAHLAMEILADSDAMLGMDLVEINPILDRRNHTAELAVDLLASAFGRRII, via the coding sequence GTGCGCGACGTCCACGTCGTCGGCGTCCCGATGGACCTCGGCGCCAGCCGCCGCGGGGTGGACATGGGGCCGTCGGCGATGCGGCTGGCGGGGGTCGCGGAGCGGCTGCGCGCGCTCGGGCACGCGGTCGAGGACCACGGCAACGTCCGCGTCCCCGACCGCACGTCGCTGACCGGCTCGGGACGCGAGTTCCTCCCCGCGATCGCGCAGGTGTGCGAGGAGCTGGCGGCGTTCACGGCGAGCGTCGTCCGGCGCGGCGGCACGCCGCTGATCCTCGGCGGCGACCACTCGCTCGGCGCGGGATCGGTGGCGGGCGTCGCGACCGCGCTCGCGGAGCGCGGCGAGGCGCTGGGGCTGATCTGGCTGGACGCGCACGGCGACCTGCACACGCCCGAGTCGAGCGCGAGCGGCAACGTGCACGGGATGCCCGTCGCGCACCTGCTCGGACTCGGCGACCCGCGGCTCGCGGGGCTCGCGAAGCCGGGCCCCGCGGTGAAGGCCGAGCACCTGGTGTTCGTCGGGCTGCGCGACCTCGATCCGCCCGAGCAGGCGTTCATCCGGCAGGCGGGGATCCGCGCGTTCACGATGCGCGACATCGACGAGCGCGGGCTGCGCGCGGTGATGAGCGACGCGCTCGAGATCGCGACGCGCGGCACGGGCGGCGTCCACGTCAGCTGCGACGCCGACTGGATCGATCCGGCCGAGGCGCCGGGCGTCGGCACGCCGGTGCGCGGCGGCGCGACGCTGCGCGAGGCGCACCTCGCGATGGAGATCCTCGCGGACTCCGACGCGATGCTGGGGATGGACCTGGTGGAGATCAACCCGATCCTCGATCGGCGGAACCACACGGCGGAGCTGGCGGTCGATCTGCTGGCCTCCGCGTTCGGGCGACGGATTATCTGA
- the rocD gene encoding ornithine--oxo-acid transaminase produces the protein MATLSIDHERTQEFIAREERYGAHNYHPLDLVIERGEGAWVWDVEGRRYLDCLSAYSAVNQGHCHPRILATMVEQASRVTLTSRAFRNEQLPAFCEELAALCGMEMVLPMNTGAEAVETAIKAARRWGYERKGIARDRAEILAFTNNFHGRTTTIVGFSSEPSYREGFGPFAPGFRLLPFGDIDAVRAAITPETCAVLLEPIQCEAGILLPPPGYLRALRALCTERNVLLMADEIQTGLGRTGQTFACDHENVRPDLYILGKALSGGFYPVSAVVSRREVLGVFGPGSHGSTFGGNPLGCAVARTALRVLQDERLAERSAELGAWLLDELRTIAHPDLVAVRGRGLLAALQLRVPARPYCEALKERGVLCKETHDTVIRLAPPLVVKRDDLAWAVAQIRAVFAR, from the coding sequence ATGGCGACCCTGTCGATCGACCACGAGCGCACGCAGGAATTCATCGCGCGTGAGGAGCGGTACGGCGCGCACAACTACCATCCGCTGGATCTCGTCATCGAGCGCGGCGAGGGCGCGTGGGTGTGGGACGTCGAGGGGCGGCGCTACCTCGACTGCCTGAGCGCGTACTCCGCGGTCAACCAGGGGCACTGCCATCCGCGCATCCTCGCCACGATGGTCGAGCAGGCGTCGCGCGTCACGCTGACGTCGCGCGCCTTCCGCAACGAGCAGCTGCCCGCGTTCTGCGAGGAGCTGGCGGCGCTGTGCGGGATGGAGATGGTGCTCCCGATGAACACCGGCGCCGAGGCGGTGGAGACGGCCATCAAGGCGGCGCGGCGGTGGGGGTACGAGCGGAAGGGGATCGCGCGCGACCGCGCCGAGATCCTCGCGTTCACGAACAACTTCCACGGGCGCACGACGACCATCGTCGGCTTCTCGTCGGAGCCGTCGTACCGCGAGGGGTTCGGACCGTTCGCGCCCGGCTTCCGGCTGCTGCCGTTCGGCGACATCGACGCGGTGCGCGCGGCGATCACGCCTGAGACGTGCGCGGTGCTGCTCGAGCCGATCCAGTGCGAGGCCGGCATCCTGCTGCCACCGCCGGGCTACCTTCGCGCGCTGCGCGCCCTCTGCACCGAGCGCAACGTCCTGCTGATGGCCGACGAGATCCAGACGGGTCTGGGCCGCACCGGACAGACGTTCGCGTGCGACCACGAGAACGTGCGGCCCGACCTCTACATCCTCGGGAAGGCGCTCTCCGGCGGCTTCTATCCGGTCTCCGCCGTCGTGTCGCGGCGCGAGGTGCTCGGCGTGTTCGGGCCGGGGTCGCACGGCAGCACGTTCGGCGGCAACCCGCTGGGCTGCGCGGTCGCGCGCACGGCGCTCCGCGTGCTGCAGGACGAGCGGCTCGCGGAGCGCTCGGCGGAGCTGGGCGCGTGGCTGCTCGACGAGCTGCGCACGATCGCGCATCCGGACCTCGTCGCGGTGCGCGGGCGCGGGCTGCTGGCCGCGCTGCAGCTGCGCGTGCCCGCGCGCCCGTACTGCGAGGCGCTGAAGGAGCGCGGGGTGCTGTGCAAGGAGACGCACGACACAGTCATCCGCCTCGCGCCGCCGCTGGTGGTGAAGCGCGACGACCTGGCGTGGGCGGTGGCGCAGATCCGCGCGGTGTTCGCGCGCTGA
- a CDS encoding metallophosphoesterase produces MRTPRRVASLALLLLAPTAPAGLLSQTPRAAAAAVRGVVFVDANGDGVRGPREQGLAGVAVSNQDAVVVTDASGAFALPGAGRGVAFVSVPDGYRSVGRFWRALHDTTTALTFALAPVPRARTFTFVHASDPHVAPAVVARTQRLRALVDSLRPAFALVTGDLVRDALRVPEAEARGYYELWTREAAAFATPLWTVPGNHEVFGIERDKSGVDASHPLYGHRMYRHYLGPEHYSFTYGGVHFVGLNTVDVADQWYYGHVDSLQLAWLERDLALVPPDMPVVTFDHIPLLSASEILHGYTDRPPAPSLITVGGRTVFRHTVSNAGDVLALLRRRRHVLALGGHIHHAERISHEVEGLRTRFEQSAAVVGSVAVRGLRFPSGITVYTVRDGVVDAGRFVPLGLPEPPRP; encoded by the coding sequence ATGCGCACCCCACGCCGCGTCGCCTCACTCGCGCTCCTCCTGCTCGCGCCGACCGCGCCCGCGGGCCTCCTCTCGCAGACGCCACGCGCCGCCGCAGCAGCGGTCCGCGGCGTCGTCTTCGTGGACGCGAACGGCGACGGCGTGCGCGGCCCGCGAGAGCAGGGGCTGGCCGGCGTCGCCGTCTCCAACCAGGACGCGGTCGTCGTCACCGACGCGTCGGGCGCGTTCGCGCTGCCGGGCGCCGGGCGCGGCGTCGCGTTCGTCTCGGTGCCCGACGGCTACCGGTCGGTCGGGCGCTTCTGGCGCGCGCTGCACGACACGACGACCGCGCTGACGTTCGCGCTGGCGCCCGTGCCGCGCGCGCGCACGTTCACCTTCGTCCACGCGTCCGATCCGCACGTCGCGCCGGCGGTCGTCGCGCGCACGCAGCGCCTGCGCGCGCTGGTGGACTCGCTGCGACCGGCGTTCGCGCTCGTCACGGGCGACCTGGTGCGCGACGCGCTGCGCGTGCCCGAGGCGGAGGCGCGCGGCTACTACGAGCTGTGGACGCGCGAGGCCGCCGCGTTCGCGACGCCGCTGTGGACGGTGCCCGGCAACCACGAGGTGTTCGGCATCGAGCGGGACAAATCGGGTGTCGACGCGTCGCATCCGCTCTACGGCCACCGGATGTACCGCCACTACCTGGGGCCCGAGCACTACTCGTTCACGTACGGCGGCGTGCACTTCGTGGGGCTCAACACCGTCGACGTCGCAGACCAGTGGTACTACGGCCACGTCGACAGCCTGCAGCTGGCGTGGCTGGAGCGCGACCTGGCGCTGGTGCCGCCCGACATGCCCGTCGTCACCTTCGACCACATCCCGCTGCTCTCGGCGTCGGAGATCCTGCACGGCTACACCGACCGGCCGCCCGCGCCGTCGCTCATCACGGTCGGCGGGCGCACGGTCTTCCGGCACACGGTCTCCAACGCCGGTGACGTGCTCGCGCTCCTGCGGCGCCGGCGGCACGTCCTCGCGCTCGGCGGCCACATCCACCACGCCGAGCGGATCTCGCACGAGGTCGAGGGGCTGCGGACGCGCTTCGAGCAGTCCGCGGCGGTGGTGGGGTCGGTCGCCGTCCGGGGGCTGCGCTTCCCCTCGGGGATCACCGTCTACACCGTGCGCGACGGCGTCGTGGACGCGGGCCGGTTCGTGCCGCTGGGCCTACCGGAACCCCCACGCCCGTAA
- a CDS encoding ion transporter — MPRPDHRTIREELPARTPWRARVHQVVFENDTPAGRAFDLALIALVLASVAIVSLETVSGFAPATYRALRAAEWTLTIVFTIEYVVRLVAVRRPLAYAASFFGIVDLLAIVPTYVSLIFPGAHALLVVRVLRLLRVFRVLKLSRHLTEAHTLGRALRASSRKITVFLLAVCTLVVVIGTLMYVVEGAAHGFTSIPVSMYWTVVTLTTVGYGDISPKTPFGQLLASVVMIMGYGIIAVPTGIVTAELTQGARAAPVSGQACPSCGAEGHDVDARFCRMCGAAL; from the coding sequence ATGCCCCGACCCGACCACCGCACGATCCGCGAGGAGCTGCCCGCGCGCACACCCTGGCGTGCGCGGGTCCATCAGGTCGTCTTCGAGAACGACACGCCCGCGGGCCGCGCCTTCGACCTGGCACTGATCGCGCTCGTGCTGGCGAGCGTCGCGATCGTCAGCCTCGAGACGGTGAGCGGCTTCGCGCCCGCGACCTACCGCGCGCTGCGGGCGGCCGAGTGGACGCTGACGATCGTCTTCACCATCGAGTACGTGGTGCGGCTGGTCGCGGTGCGCCGCCCGCTGGCCTACGCGGCCAGCTTCTTCGGCATCGTGGACCTGCTGGCGATCGTGCCGACGTACGTCAGCCTGATCTTCCCGGGCGCGCACGCGCTGCTGGTGGTGCGCGTGCTGCGGCTGCTGCGCGTCTTCCGCGTCCTCAAGCTCTCGCGCCACCTCACCGAGGCGCACACGCTCGGCCGCGCGCTGCGTGCCAGCTCGCGCAAGATCACCGTCTTCCTGCTCGCGGTGTGCACGCTGGTGGTCGTGATCGGCACGTTGATGTACGTCGTCGAGGGCGCGGCGCACGGCTTCACGAGCATCCCCGTCAGCATGTACTGGACGGTGGTGACGCTCACGACGGTCGGCTACGGCGACATCTCGCCCAAGACGCCGTTCGGCCAGCTGCTGGCGTCGGTCGTGATGATCATGGGCTACGGGATCATCGCCGTGCCCACCGGCATCGTGACGGCGGAGCTGACGCAGGGCGCGCGCGCCGCACCGGTGTCGGGGCAGGCCTGCCCGTCGTGCGGCGCCGAGGGGCACGACGTGGACGCGCGCTTCTGTCGGATGTGCGGCGCGGCGCTCTGA
- a CDS encoding DUF1028 domain-containing protein has translation MSRLASLLALALLAPAIAAAQEPAAWGASLNFATFSIAAVDPRTGETGVAVTTRVPCVGNGVPWVRAGVGAVATQANTRTEYGQELLDAMAKGASPDEALKRALTADSNAASRQVGVIALDGRSAQHTGAGTTAWAGHRAGRNFVTQGNLLVGPAVLDAVAASFTASEGAPRHLADRLIDAVAAGHAAGGDARKGRAQSAAVVVADPRPGRSRRPDRITAFINVCEHPEPVAEMRRIYNTISQTLGFRTLEQPSGNDVWQLKIMLHALGLFRAGTPTLARDSTALLYTPEAVAAVDAFRASEQLATPSLGSPAGLVDAATVERLWAALERAGKAQAVRAQLLDITAVRR, from the coding sequence ATGTCCCGCCTCGCCTCGCTGCTCGCCCTCGCCCTCCTCGCGCCCGCCATCGCCGCCGCGCAGGAGCCGGCGGCGTGGGGCGCGTCGCTGAACTTCGCGACCTTCTCCATCGCCGCCGTCGACCCGCGCACGGGCGAGACGGGCGTCGCGGTCACCACGCGCGTGCCGTGCGTCGGCAACGGCGTGCCCTGGGTGCGCGCCGGCGTGGGCGCGGTGGCCACGCAGGCCAACACGCGCACCGAGTACGGGCAGGAGCTGCTGGACGCGATGGCCAAGGGGGCGTCGCCCGACGAGGCGCTGAAGCGCGCGCTCACCGCCGACAGCAACGCGGCCAGCCGCCAGGTGGGCGTGATCGCGCTCGACGGGCGGAGCGCGCAGCACACGGGCGCGGGCACCACCGCGTGGGCGGGCCACCGCGCGGGCCGCAACTTCGTCACGCAGGGCAACCTGCTCGTCGGCCCCGCGGTGCTCGACGCGGTCGCCGCGAGCTTCACCGCCAGCGAGGGCGCGCCGCGCCACCTCGCGGACCGTCTGATCGACGCCGTCGCGGCCGGACACGCGGCCGGCGGCGACGCGCGCAAGGGGCGCGCGCAGTCGGCCGCCGTCGTCGTCGCGGATCCGCGCCCCGGGCGCTCGCGCCGGCCAGACAGGATCACGGCGTTCATCAACGTCTGCGAGCATCCCGAGCCGGTGGCCGAGATGCGCCGCATCTACAACACGATCTCGCAGACGCTCGGCTTCCGCACGCTGGAGCAGCCGTCGGGCAACGACGTCTGGCAGCTGAAGATCATGCTGCACGCGCTCGGCCTCTTCCGCGCGGGCACGCCGACGCTCGCGCGCGACTCGACGGCACTGCTCTACACGCCCGAGGCGGTGGCCGCGGTGGACGCGTTCCGCGCGTCGGAGCAGCTGGCCACACCCTCGCTCGGGTCGCCGGCGGGGCTGGTGGACGCGGCGACGGTGGAGCGGCTGTGGGCCGCGCTGGAGCGGGCGGGGAAGGCGCAGGCGGTGCGCGCGCAGCTGCTCGACATTACCGCCGTGCGGCGCTGA